DNA sequence from the Nicotiana tomentosiformis chromosome 3, ASM39032v3, whole genome shotgun sequence genome:
ctcccggtacgggtcctcaccatctgtgagaaagaatataatagaatcttagaatgttttatgtcaataactcgcacgacaaggaaatcaaagatatatgattgttcttaacagttacatagcctcccgaagataagtacggacgtctccgcaccgatccgcgagactataataaatcggcttgtgactcgcgactcctatgaacctagtactctgataccaacttgttacgacccaaattatccctccgtaaggtgtcgtgatggcacctagtattaacgactaggtaagcctaatattgcgaaaaatataaagaaacacaacattttaacgataaacaacatattataaatagccaagagtagtaccactcggcatatacaaaataattttccaagatccgaaatatcactaagtcacaagctgctataatctatgtagctctatacaaaagtttgAAGATAATAAGCaaagtctctagacgagggagtagaaagggactccgaagatctgcagacgtaagcagtagtaccttgaaatctcctaaaatcagcagcacatactaaccccgaggctgatagctcgcacctggatctgcacacgaaaacatgtgcaaggaagggcatgagtacaccacaatggtacctagtaagtgctaagcctaacatcggtcgagtagtgacgaggtcaggttaaggccctaccggagtaaatataataaattaactagtaaaagatataagtaaaatttatggtgaCATAGTTAAAgagattttcgaaaatttaacagttaagggagccctcagctcagaacaaagtaaacacaatggggaatctcctgggataccgtcccgtagtttcgaatgaatatgcagtacatggggatctcccggaatacatctgtagtcccaaagtaaatatgcagtgctgggggatctcccggaatacgtcatagtcctaaagtaaatatgcagtgctcggggatctcccggaatacgtccgtaggcccaaaataaatatgcaagacaggggaatctcctggaatacgtctgtagtcccaatttaaatatgcaacacaagatgaaatggcaggtatgacatcgagttatatagtttatactgaacacagataagggaaaatagggatttaactaagcatgacgcacagaatgtcaaataggcagttaaaatacgtaagcatgcttttctagtctaaactacacaattaaacatattagtacaatttaataagagaagcaatttatgatttaaaaaggataaacaggatttttgcaataatagcccatgtacgtattcgtcacctcacgtacacggcgcccacacaccaaataatatcaagatatcctaagagggaagtccccaacacaaggttaggcaagccacttacctcgaatcgctcaaatcacctcgataacacgttcttgccacgagtatccgactccaaatggcctgaatctattcaaataaattgcataatgtaaatataactacgagtaactaatttagcaaattaattcgaagctaaagcgtaaaattaggaaaaacgcccaaaaggtcaccccgggcccacctctcggaatcgggtaaaagtcgcaaaacacgaacacccattcactcatgagtttactcgtaccaaaattgctcaaattcgataccaaaatctcgatcaaaaccccaaaattcgtcctaagaatctttctcaatttttcaccccaaatccgaaatgaaatgatgaaatcaaccatagattagtggaatataaccataaaggagttagaaatcattacccaaaaacttcctccgaaaatctctccaaattttgccttctaccgagctctcaatcaaatttttgtgttatgaactcaacccttgtttttgaactttaaattttgcccaggtgcgttcttcttcctgaacgcgatgaacaatattccactggcccaaaattcctcctttgcgaacgcgaggggactctcgcgaacgcgtactttccactgacggacccttcgcgaacgcaggaaccttttcgcgaacgcgtaggcttaatgcccgaagcttcctctgccccgttcctctacgcgaacgtgaggaccatatcgcgaacgcgtaggcttaaggtcccacaccttcgcgaacgcgggaacaacttcgctgcctttcccagatgctctatgcggtcgcgaggcacctctcgcgaacgcgatgaaggatttttctgcaataaaataccagaaatcagccacttctctaagtccaaagaagactcgttgagcatctgaaacacacccgagggctccgggacctcgaccaaacataccaaccaatccaaaaacactatacgaacttagtcgagctctcaaatcacatcaaacaacgctaaaatcacgaatcaccctccaattcaaatttaaagaacttgaaacttcaaaatgctacaaccgatgccgaaacctatcaaatcacgtccgattgacctcaaattttgcgcacaagtcataatcaacattacggacctactccaacttccggaatcggaaaatgaccccgatatcaaaaattccactaccggcccaaaactccaaaatttgactttcgccatttcaagcctaaatgagctacgagcctccaaaacacaatccggacacgctcctaaacccaaaatcacctaacggagctaacagaaccgacagaattccatttcggagtcgtattcacacagttccgactatggtctaaattctaaggcttaagctctcatttagggacaaagtttcccaaaacactctgaaactcaaaactaatcatccccgcaagtcacaatagcaaaaaAATATTTGGGGAAAGCAATTAATaagggttcggggctctaactctcaaaacgactgaccgggtcattacagtctattactgtgagttcgaaacttactcgaGCTCGGCTataaaaatagtacaattacGGCTCCGATCAAGCTCGTCCAAAATCAAACCCCGAACATAttgttgagctcggggactcgccctcacttaactaaaaaacctaagggtttgttctactctgagttcGGGTTATCgctcactcgattatagaggctacgaCAACCGATTGCAATAAAGTCTTCACAAGGTAAAGACAAAACATAATTTATCATAAATCAAAAATCGGAGACTAAacggaaagaaaaggaatctttcatatatgcaaagtatttacaaagaccacacaaggtcttacacaaaaaataaaaaaagaaaaaatcttaAGTGCTTACTCCGCCTCGGGTGCCGCATCTTCGGGAGCATCATCTTCCTCTCCTCCGCTCTCGGATCCAGTCACAGAGTCTTTATCATCGGAAAGAAAACCCCCGGCCTCGTCCTCTAAAACCTTCACATTTTCGATATCAGCCGTgaggtcgaagccacgagcatgtacctcctcaagagtctctcttcAAGACTGGTgcctagcatgctcggcaacacgGGACAATCTAACCTCAGCAGCGTCAGAAATTTCCTTTGCCTGAGTGTTAGCAGCTTCAGCGTCGGCTCGGTAGGAGGCCATGAGCACCTCTGCCTCGAATGTGGCCCTTGCAAGTTCAGCGGCCAGCCGAGTCTCAAGCTCTTTAACCTTCTGGGCTCGGGCCAAGTTCTCCAccttcacactttggagttgacgcTCAACCGAAGACAGTTGAGCCTGAACCGCATCTTTCTCCGAGGCGAGTCGGTCCATGCTATGCTTCCACCCAAGGTTTCTTCCTCTTTCATAttggcctcctcacgaagctgctcAACCAATTCGGCCTTTTGCTGAGCCTGGAGGATCAAAGCGTTAGTCGCCAATATCGAGTTAATGTATAACAtgctcccaaaaatttacattagCCATTCAATGAGCTCGGTCTGATCTTGATGAGCTCTTGTTAGCTCGGCTTGAATActcatgatctcctcttctttgtGCACATAAAGGAGTTTGAGAGCATTTCTCTCCTCTGTAAGCTTTTTGAGATCGGCCTCGCATCGGTACTTGGAAGACGCTTCTCGATGGAGCGCTGTAGCCTGTACAGAAAGAGAGGAAATCaaacttagagaaataagaacaaacgcaagcatggtagcatgggctaaaactcacttggttcaCAAGCCGCTGAGCCTCATAAAAAATGAGTGATGCATCAAGGTCGGAAACATTATCGACCCCCGCGAAGCAGCCACGAAATATGTCATCCCCTTCGGAGGCTGTCCCCATATCAGGGGTCCCCATGGATCGGGCATCCCGAAACTACCCCTCGGAGAACGTGGGGCCGGGAGGTGAATCGTCAATATTAATTGCCccgagcgagtcacttggggcattctcttctctttgaaaGGCCTCAGAATTAGACCTTTCGGGAAAATCTGCCGGTTTCTCATCACAACAGGGGGCATCATCAACACCCGATGATTTGGGGACTCTACTCGGACCTTCCCCTGAGATCACCTCGGTCTGCAGTTGAACCCCCTCGACTGTCACCGGCTCAGCAGCTTTTGAAGCTCCGATGCTTCCCTCTTCCAAGACACCAACAGGCAGTCGGTATCTTCTCCCTCCTCGTCTTCATCTCATAGCGTTTGGACTACATCGGCAGGCAGAACGGCGGGATCATTCTTCGACTTTCGAGCCCCGCTTTTCTTAGGCCTTGGGGTATCTGGCGGCGAGGCCCTTCTCCTCTTCTTATCTTTGGTAGGCTTCGGGACCTCCTCTCCCCCGAGGGGAGGCAGCCTCATAACGACACTATCTGCAAGAcctgtatgagaagaaatcaagttaaaaggaAGTATTTCACAGGAAAGCATCAAACTCGGACAGgtgaacttaccatgatttttggcctcccatcgacccttggccaaataACGCCACCAGCGCTCAACATACGAAGAGGTTGAAACCAGTTAtcgaacccaacctgcaaggtccgGGACCGCACCGGGAAACCAGGGGAAGTTGtaccataaagaagaatatagatgagaaaGAGGTAAAAGAAACATAACAAGTGACCAAACGATATCGGTGAAGTTCTACTTacacttcatgttccattcttcggggaatggcatcttctcggtaGGGATTAAATTGGAGGTCTTGACTCGGACAAACCGGCACATCCATCCtaggtccttgtcctcgtctatgatTGAGAATAACACCTTCATGGCCCGGcgctgaagccttatcagtccgCTCCGATAAAGACGAGGGttgtatagcctaatgagatgatcgagggtgaaagacatcccttcgatcttgctcgagaagaatctgagcaagatgacaatgcgccaaaaagaggggtagatctggcctagggttacccggtattggcggcagaagtcgattatgacGGGATCGACAAaacccagtgtgaaagggtaagtatacatacttaagaaccctttcacatgagtggtgaaGTCCTCTTTGgggggtaggaatcaccacctctttattctcccagtggcagtcctttttcacctgctcgagatcgccttcggatatcgaacagatgtatctagacatgggctcgcatcggccaggaaccgaagagggtttttcgactttaaagtcggaagtaagttcGCATGGCCCGAggatgcactcttcgatacgtggctccaccggtaTTTTGTCACCGGCCGGCCGCGATGAGGAGGCCTTTTTTCTCTTGAGGAACagtctttgatgtttttgccattgctaTATGAAGTTTAAAGAAGGAAAAGGTGGAACTTGCattttaataagagattggcaaaTGGAAACCGACAAAGTTGATGGACTTGAAGAGAATAGAAATGGAAACCAACAAAGTTGATGGActtgaagagaatagaagagcttttgaagattagaagaagtttgaaaagattatgaaggtggtctatttataatagccactttgacgGTTTGAAAACACTAGTGCCCGGTCATCAACTGGCGTTAATTAATAACCTTGGGAACTGCGCAGACGTGATGTTTCAATCGCTTCTGTCGCTTACGTCACGATGTTGACGTCATAATTGATCGAAGTCTCAAATtcgtttcttctcgttacactccaaaaaatgaggggactatctgtatacagtcgaaatcgggcatacccgatttTGTTGGCAGGGGAGTTGTCTCGAGGGTAACCTtataatagatcgggctcgagctcgaagatagaacatcacACCTGGAGATCGAAGTGTCCATTGAAATCGAGGCCAGCAGTAATCGAGATCGAGCATGATTGACTTCGAGTGAGGCGTAATAACgaaatggcgagatatcagtgaCCGGTCGAAAGTAAGGGAGAAAATCCCGcaacaaatcaaatcaaagcggttattaaCGCCAGTCATaggatctacttccgttattagagttgtaccttatttaggatctctctattatataaagatggatcccattcacttgtaaGAACACATTATTCACtaataagaatatacatatacgctgTACGTTATTTTTTTTGTTCATCACTATTCATCGTTGTTTGTTCTATCCTATATTGTTCTTATTAATTAATCTCGAGACTActtcgaatcgaggtcgaggcatcgcttgcagaccggtttgatttattttattgtccaagttatctatttaattcgttgtttatcaattggtgctggtttaaatcacatattcttaaaatcacaatataagtttaattgttactcaattctTAGGGTAAACACGCATATAAATAACTTACAACTTCCTGCGGGAATAATCCAATTAGAAATTTATTTGGTTGAAAAAAGAGAAGTAGCTAGATCTTCGACTTACGACATGAAGTACTTCACAAATTCAACAGCAATAAAAACCATAATTAATTTAGCACACAGTCAATGAAGTGTTTCTCAAAATCAATATCTTCTTGAGTTCCTGTTAGGGCTTATACGTCCAACTATTTTACATGGCCTCTCGATTCCTGCGAATTTTAGAAGGGAAAATAGCTTCACAAAAAAGACAATTTAAGAATGATCAACCTGAAATGTAAATCTTACACTGCTTGAATTGAAAATTAACTTGCTTTCGCACTTTCCAATGATGCAAAGATGTCTACAGTCTTTGCAAGAAGAAACCATTTACAAGTCTTGCAAAGAGGGAATCACTTCAACTCTGGGTTAGCAGAGTATGAAAGTCCACTTAAAACTGCAATAAGGATTAAAAGCAAATTCCATATTTACGACGAAAATAATAAAGAAGTGGTGCATTTGCTCTTAATCATAAGGATATAAAAGACTCAATGTGATGCTTTATTATAACTAATATTGTTTGATCTGTTCAGTTATAGACTAATATGTACTGAAACCAACTTTTTCAATAAGGGTATATTGATTCCTTGAACTACAACTTCCACAATACCAGCCAAAGGAGCAATTTCAAATCTTACCACCTGTTTATTGGTTACTGCAATACAAAGCAGCAAAAGCATAAGTTCCAAAACCAATAATCAGGACCCTGCTGAGGACTAATACAGTCCTTTATCTAGTTTCTTATGAATCAAATGCAGTTGAACTCACCGGTAGAAGGGACATGTGTATATACTGAAATAGTAGGCCATAATATCATAAAGTCCAGCAGAGGGAATTAGGGAAAGAGGAATTCACTTGACTGTATCATGTGATTAAACAGTAAATAGATATTCTTTCAGGATATCTCTCTAACGGTAGAAGCTTCATATTATTTTTTCAAAAGGAAGTTAATTGATGACAAATTATCTTTAGAGATATGAAAAGCATCCCGCACTCCATCATATTTCCAGCTAACAACTGGTGTTTTCTCAGAATTCTCTTGGCGTAACGCTTAAGAAGAAGAATATATAATATCTATATCTGTTGAGAAGAAAAAGCCCCCTCATAATTCTGATTTTCCTGGTGGTTCGTCTAccgataaagaagaagaagacctAACAGAGATGGTTTGTCTTCAGACCAAAGTGTTCGATATAACCTAAGTCAAATAGGTTATTTTTGGTCGACTTTGGATGGACACGTGGAGAAGGCAAGGCCTTTGGATCAAGTAAGCTGATCCATGATTGATTAAATAGAGACCATCTGATAATAGTGGTACTAGAAGCTTCCCTCACGTAAATGACATGTGAGAGAATATAAGTTAGTTACTAGaagaataatttaattattagtGGACAAATTAGAATAGGACAAGTGTACAGATTTTACTCTTTCCGCTCATTCTTTTATTCCTTAGCAAGTGCATATATACGTGTACATGAAGTGATGAAATACACAGAAATTTTCAGAATTTACTCTTCAAATTcgttcatggtatcagagcacctAGCTCGATCCAACAGTTCAATTATCTAGATTATTTACATCATCTCATCCTCAACGTCAACTCATCTTCACTAAACAAAATTGGGTGACACAACCATAACTGCAGATACCAACAACGTTGCAAAGGCTGTGAGTTATGATATCAATCACCCCTATCATCTTAATAATTCTGATTCTCCTGGGATGACTCTAGTCAACACCTTGTTTGATGGAAGGGGATATCCAGGATGGATGAGGTCCATTTTGTTGTCTCTATCAGCTAAGAAGAAACTTGGGTTTATCAATTGAGCATGCCAATCTTCAGATCTGAGTTCTCCAGATCATGATTTCCTGGATTCTGAATGCCCTTTCTAAAGATATCGCAGACAGTGTGATATACTCCAGAACTACAAAGGAGCTTTGGGATAGCTTGGAGGAGAGATTTGGAAAATCAAATGGAGCCAATGAGTGATATTGCAGGATACTTCACTAAACTCAAACGATTGTGGGATGAATTGGATGCTTTAAATGTTGTCATATGTTGTTCATGTGTGTGTACTTGTGAAGGAAAAGCAAAATTAACTAAGTCACTTGAAGATCAGAGGTTAATTCAATTCCTAATGGGATTAAATGAAATCTATGCACAAGCAAGAGGAAACATACCCATGATGAATCATTTACCTAGCATAGATGTTGCCTATTCTCTTCTCTTGCAAGATGAAAATCAAAGAGAAGTTTATGCAAACACACATTTTAACTCAGATTCATTGTCATTTATGGCAGTAGGAGATGTGAAACAACCTAATGCCTAACTTTTAGCTGATTTTGTAGCTTTTATGGTGATAGGGCAGGGGAGAACTTTCAGAAAAACAGGAACCAAGCACAAAGAGAAGCAACAGTGGGAACAAAACTTAATAATTCAGGGCAGAAGTTCACTAAACCACAGCAGAAGTTTAAGGCAAAGAAGAGGTACAATCCAAATGTGTCTTGtacttattgtgaaaaaataaggCATACTCAAGAAGATTGCTACAGAATCATTGGATTTCCAGATGATTTTGAGTTTACCAATCAGAAGAACTATCAAAATCAGATCAAGGCAAATGCAGTTTTAACACATGAAAATCATGAGAATTAGACAGGAGAGAATACTGAAAACAACAATAATTTTGGGcaacaactcaacaaggaacatGTTACAGAAATGGTGAACATATATAAGCAGGCAAAGTTGGCACAAGCAGGAAATTCAGGAATCAATGCTAATGCAGTTGCTGGTACTATTCTAAAATACTCAAGTTCAGTCTTTACCACTCTAAATTCTGACACCTAGAtcattgattcaggtgcttcAGAGCATATGTGTTTTGATCCCAACTCTTTCTTATTTCTAACTCAACTTCCTGTGCCTTTGAACATCAATTTACCTAATTCTTTCAAGGTAATTGTTACTCATATGGGAAATATTTCTATCCCTCCAGGTCATGTCTTGAACAATGTCTTACATGTTCCAGATTTCAAATACAACCTATTGTCAATACATAGGTTTTGCATTCCGTTCAAATATGGTGTCTTATTCACATCTATTGGGTGTGTATTGCATGGCCTTTCAATGAAGAGTCCACAAGCTTTTGGTGAAGTTAGAGAGGGACTCTACATATTGGAGCCTAGTAGTCTTAAGTCTAAGAGTCTATTCAGTATTAATGTATCTTCAATTCAAAAAGGAAGAAATTCCATTTCAGAGTCTATGTCTTTTTCTAGTCATGTTCATGTTAATGCAATTCCTGATGTTAAACTTTGGCATGTAAGGTTGGGGACATCTCCCACTTTCAGCAATGAAATATTTAGATTTTCTTCATTGTGACTCAAACTCTGATTTTATCTGTGATGTTGTCCTAAGGCTAGGCAGACAAAGAAACCTTTCCCTGTCAGCACCATTAAATCCATAGATATTTTTTATCTCATTCATATAGACACATGGGGACATTACAAGTCTAATACCTATAATGGGTTCAGATATTTCCTTACTATAGTAGATGACTATAGTAGAGGAACATGGACATTTTTGTTGTCCTCTAAGAGCAATGCATTTCCTATGCTCAAATCTTTCTTATCCATGGTTGAAAGACAGTTCAAAGCAAAAGTGAGAATGATAAGGTCTGATAATGCTCTAGAATTGGGGAAAGTGACACAAGAAGCAACTTTTCTTGCTTTAGAAGGTATTCTGCACCAACTGTCTTGTGTAGAAATACCTCAACAAAATGAGATTGTTGAGAGGAAACATAGACATCTCTTAGAAATTGCTATAGGTCTAATGTTTCAATCCAGACTGCCTATGTCATATTGGGGTGAATCTATTCAGACTTTCACACACATTCTTAATAGGTTGCCTTCCAGTGTTCTTCAAGGAAAGACACCATATGAGGTCCTATTTCTTCACAAACCCAAGTATGACTATTTGAGAAATTTTGGATGCCTATGTTATGCCTCTACTTTGAAACAGGGAAGAGGGAAGTTTGATGCGAGGGAAACAACTTGTGTTTTACTTCGTTACCCTCTTCAATAGAAGGGATACAAACTGTTGGAGCTGTCCACAAGGAAAGTATTTGTGTCTAGGAATGTGACATTTCATGAGTCACATTTTCCTTTTGCAGAAATCAACACACCACACCATCCTATTTTTCCAACTTCAATTTTCACCACAGAACCTACCTATTCAACCACATTCCAAGACCAAACACAACCTACTTCTTCAGAATATGATGCAACAGATATTCTTTCACTACAATCATCAAGTCCTACTCACATTTCTCATCATCATTCAGTTTCTCCACAATCACCAACTCCAGTCTCTCCTAGCCTAGATCCATCACATACCAGGACACCTTCTTCTACACCTCAAAAACCTATGCCATTGAGGAGATCAGGAAGAGTGTCTACACAACCAATCTACCTGAAAGATTTTGTGTGTAATAACATCATGTTCACAGATCTAGCCACAACTTGTTTTACTCAACCCTGTCAACCTACTGAGTACTGTTTTTCATCTCTCTCACCTAATAACCAGCATGTAATGCAATCCCTTTCTACCCTAACAGAACCTTCTAGTTTTAGCCAGGCTTGTCAACATCCAGGATGGATAGAAGCAATGAATGCAGAAATTAAAGCTCTAGAAGACAACCACGCCTGGGATGTGGTTGAGTTGCCTAAAGAAAAAAGAGCTTTACCTTGTAGATGGGTGTACAAGGTAAAGCACTTATCAGATGGCAGAATTGAAAGGTTGAAGGCAAGGTTGGTGGTCAGGGGGGATATTCAAAGAGAATGAATAGATTACAGTTAGACTTTTTCACCAGTGGTGAAGATGACAACCATAAGGTGTCTACTCACTGTTGCAGCCAAGAAAGATTGGAATGTTTCTCAGCTAGATGTGAACAATGTATTCTTGCATGGAGATTTGCAAGAAGAGGTATATATGAGATTTCCAGTAGGTTTGGATCCTCCTAGTCCTAAACATGTTTGTCTTTTGAAGAAGTCACTATATGGTTTAAAGC
Encoded proteins:
- the LOC138907987 gene encoding uncharacterized protein, giving the protein MEPMSDIAGYFTKLKRLWDELDALNVVICCSCVCTCEGKAKLTKSLEDQRLIQFLMGLNEIYAQARGNIPMMNHLPSIDVAYSLLLQDENQREVYANTHFNSDSFFYGDRAGENFQKNRNQAQREATVGTKLNNSGQKFTKPQQKFKAKKRYNPNVSCTYCEKIRHTQEDCYRIIGFPDDFEFTNQKNYQNQIKANAVLTHENHEN